The nucleotide window CATAGCGCAACGAACTTCGCGCAAACCTTCCGGATCGCCGCGCCATTGTCCTTCCGGAAATCGGCGATCGTCTTGTGATCGGGAGCCAGGCGGCCGATCAGCCACATCACCTCGACATTCCGGCACGCCTCACGTTCCAGGCGCCGACTGGATTGCACCCGATTGAGATAACCGTAGATGTAAAGCTTCAGAAGGACTGCCGGATGATAGGAGGGCCGGCCCGTCTCCTTGGCGATCACACGCTCAAACCCCAGTCCATGCAGGTCGAGCGCCTCGACGAACACATCGATCACATGGACCGCGTTGTCCTCGCTTACCCAATCCTCCAGGCATTCCGGCAAGAGCGTCAGCTGGGATCTGTCCGCGCCTTCAACGAAGCGTCCCATCCGTATCCCCCATCAGGAAACGGAGGAATCGTACCTGACTCGTGGCTTTTCACACAGCCAGGGTCATAAACGGCAGTCGAGACAAGCGCGAGCCGTGTCCGGACCAGCTCAGACAGCCGACCTGCTGACACCTTTTGCGCTGTTCGGCTCAGGGCCAATAAGCGACATTGCGCACCGTAACGGCAGCAGAGAGCGACAAACCTCATTCAAATCGATATGCTGAACGTGCCACAAGCGAGAGCGAGCCACTTTATCTTCGCGGAAGCACGCCATGACGCATATGCAACACTCACTGATAAAGGCCCTGGCATTCTTCAGTGCAATCGGATGTGTTCTTATGACTGTCGCGCTCTCGACAGCTATCCATCCTGCTATCAAGAATCCTTCGATAGGGGGATTTTCGCAGATTACTTCTTGGTACAAGAAACGGATTGATGCGGTCGACCCTTCGGGCAAGGACCTGTCGGGTGCAGTCATCGCCATAGCTAAAGAGGGCAAGCTTGCTTATCTTCAACCCATTGGCTTCCAAGATCGCGCCAAGACCATTCCCATGACGACCGACTCGATCTTCTGGATCGCGTCGATGACCAAGCCGATCACCAGTGTTGCAGCCATGATGCTGGTAGACGACGGCAAGCTCGATCTCGATGCTCCGGTCGCGAAATACCTGCCCGAGCTGAAGACCATGCAAGTCGCGACCGCGAAGCCTAACCCGGCGTCAGGGAAGATCGACATTGCGCTAGAACCGCCGAAGCGACCAATGACCGTGCGCGACCTGCTTCGTCATACTTCCGGCTTGGTCTATCCGCCGCAATTTGTAGATGAGCCGATCAACAGGCTCTACGCTAAGGCCGCTTTCAAGCCGGACAATTCCCTCGCCGAGTTTGTGACAAGTCTTTCGAGCTTGCCGCTGGCACACCAACCGAGTGAGGTCTGGGAATACAGCTGGGGCGTAGATGTTCTGGCGAGGATTGTCGAAGTTGCTTCCGGCCAGGAGTTTGATCAATTCCTGCAGAGCCGCATTTTCAAGCCCCTCGGGATGGTTGACACCGGCTTCTACGTACCGAGCGAAAACCTCGGCCGCGTGGTCGAGGCACCAACGACGCGGCCTCCTCAATTTGACATCACAAAGCCGCGCAAGC belongs to Bradyrhizobium icense and includes:
- a CDS encoding serine hydrolase domain-containing protein, which codes for MTVALSTAIHPAIKNPSIGGFSQITSWYKKRIDAVDPSGKDLSGAVIAIAKEGKLAYLQPIGFQDRAKTIPMTTDSIFWIASMTKPITSVAAMMLVDDGKLDLDAPVAKYLPELKTMQVATAKPNPASGKIDIALEPPKRPMTVRDLLRHTSGLVYPPQFVDEPINRLYAKAAFKPDNSLAEFVTSLSSLPLAHQPSEVWEYSWGVDVLARIVEVASGQEFDQFLQSRIFKPLGMVDTGFYVPSENLGRVVEAPTTRPPQFDITKPRKLLSGGGGLASTALDYLRFCQMLLNGGELDGVRILAPEIVKLMTANALPYDVSFVGRSVGPDHGTTFGLGFAIRTSGGSAGSFGWSGVWGTQFWVDPAQKVIAVQMIQVAPEKVSDYFTAMRNLTYGALNISQH